In the Malania oleifera isolate guangnan ecotype guangnan chromosome 1, ASM2987363v1, whole genome shotgun sequence genome, one interval contains:
- the LOC131154721 gene encoding receptor-like serine/threonine-protein kinase SD1-8 — protein MHMIYFSRVPVSMLAHLLFALVLSYFQLYLSKATTDTIFQGQSINVSETIVSTGNEFELGFFRPGNSTSYYLGIWFKKVSEQTVVWVANRDSPLSSSPVLTVGKDGNLAILDGRISTYAVSNVSMVGVTSAALLDSGNFVLRDVNSGAILWQGFDYPSHTLLPGMKIGFDQRSGKTWSLASWKSSEDPRAGAFSLQLDPEGRRGQLLIMQGAKRYWASGTWNGHSFILALDETLDSINHFSYVSNQNETYFLYSSSSAVSVTSRIVLDISGQIKLMMWSEEAKHWNLNWSQPRQPCEVYAYCGAFGSCDKNAVRFCDCMPGFAPLSTKNWELGDTSGGCARGAPLGCQRGTTNASSERDGFVLISQVVLPLNSLYLEVGSAVDCELACLNNCSCSGYAHDYSNGCLIWVGDLFNLQRVSVNADPAGKEFHLKLAALEGDSKGFGSKRWIWKIINPIIFLTTLALIFFIFFIMWRRKFHRRGGQAGEDLLLFDYDTSSLWSTGNELGESSGLGSGGRKDVKLPLFSFASVSAATDNFSAVGKLGEGGFGPVYKGLLQKGQEVAVKRLSKGSCQGWEELKNEAVLIAKLQHKNLVRLLGCCIEQDEKMLIYEYLPNKSLDFFLFDRSKRGMLDWSTRKRIIEGIAQGLLYLHEYSRFRIIHRDLKASNILLDKDMNPKISDFGMARIFGANESQATNRIVGTYGYMSPEYAMDGLFSIKSDVFSFGVLLLEILSGKKNTGLYYSRSLNLLIYARDLWEMGKEVELIDPILIGDRTSTHEQLRYIKVALLCVQESTADRPTMSDVVSMLSNGTQVLPSPILPSSSIVRNACVTVSATHG, from the exons ATGCACATGATTTACTTCAGTCGTGTTCCTGTGAGCATGCTTGCTCATCTTCTCTTCGCGTTAGTTCTATCATATTTTCAGCTTTATCTCAGCAAAGCCACCACAGATACCATCTTCCAGGGACAATCTATAAATGTCTCTGAGACCATTGTGTCCACTGGGAATGAATTTGAACTGGGATTCTTCCGTCCTGGAAACTCAACTAGCTACTACTTGGGAATATGGTTCAAGAAAGTTTCTGAACAAACTGTTGTTTGGGTGGCCAACAGAGATTCGCCCCTCAGTTCCTCTCCAGTCCTCACCGTCGGCAAGGACGGAAACCTCGCGATTCTTGATGGAAGAATCAGTACTTATGCAGTGTCGAACGTGTCGATGGTCGGTGTCACCAGCGCAGCGCTGCTGGACTCTGGAaattttgttctgagggatgtgAATTCTGGTGCCATATTATGGCAAGGCTTTGACTATCCTTCACACACTCTCTTGCCAGGAATGAAGATTGGGTTTGATCAAAGGAGTGGAAAAACCTGGTCACTGGCTTCTTGGAAGAGCTCAGAAGATCCTCGTGCCGGTGCTTTCTCGCTGCAGCTCGATCCTGAAGGACGAAGGGGGCAGCTTTTAATCATGCAGGGGGCTAAAAGGTATTGGGCAAGTGGAACTTGGAATGGGCATAGTTTTATCCTGGCTCTTGACGAGACATTGGACAGCATAAACCATTTCAGTTATGTTTCCAATCAGAATGAGACTTATTTCTTGTATTCCAGCTCTAGTGCTGTTAGTGTCACTTCCAGGATTGTGCTTGATATATCTGGGCAGATCAAGCTAATGATGTGGTCCGAAGAAGCCAAACACTGGAATTTGAATTGGTCCCAACCGCGGCAACCTTGTGAGGTTTATGCTTATTGCGGGGCTTTTGGAAGCTGCGATAAGAACGCAGTTCGATTTTGCGATTGCATGCCGGGTTTTGCTCCCCTTAGTACCAAAAATTGGGAACTTGGTGATACGTCTGGTGGTTGTGCGAGGGGAGCCCCTTTGGGCTGCCAAAGAGGTACTACAAATGCTTCCAGTGAAAGAGATGGGTTTGTTCTGATTTCCCAAGTGGTATTGCCCTTGAATTCTCTATATTTGGAAGTTGGAAGTGCAGTGGACTGTGAACTAGCATGCTTGAACAACTGCTCTTGCTCTGGTTATGCTCATGATTACAGTAATGGATGCTTAATTTGGGTGGGAGACCTCTTTAATCTGCAAAGGGTCTCAGTCAATGCCGATCCTGCCGGAAAAGAATTTCATCTCAAACTTGCTGCTCTTGAAGGTGATTCTAAAG GTTTTGGTAGCAAGAGGTGGATATGGAAAATTATAAATCCAATTATATTTCTGACAACGCTTGCTTtgatctttttcattttctttatcaTGTGGAGGAGAAAGTTCCATAGAAGAG GTGGCCAAGCAGGGGAGGATTTGTTATTGTTCGACTATGACACCAGCAGCCTATGGTCAACCGGCAACGAACTCGGTGAATCAAGTGGGCTAGGGAGCGGTGGGAGGAAGGATGTTAAGCTACCATTATTCAGTTTTGCAAGTGTATCTGCAGCCACTGATAATTTCTCTGCTGTGGGCAAGCTTGGAGAGGGTGGCTTTGGACCTGTTTACAAG GGATTGTTGCAAAAGGGGCAAGAGGTGGCGGTGAAAAGGCTCTCGAAAGGATCCTGCCAAGGATGGGAGGAGCTGAAAAATGAGGCTGTACTCATAGCAAAACTTCAGCACAAAAATCTTGTTAGACTACTCGGCTGTTGCATCGAGCAGGATGAAAAGATGCTGATCTATGAGTACTTGCCCAACAAAAGCTTGGATTTCTTCCTTTTTG ATAGATCAAAGCGCGGGATGCTAGATTGGAGCACGCGCAAACGAATTATTGAAGGGATTGCTCAAGGGCTTCTCTATCTCCATGAATATTCAAGGTTTCGAATAATCCACAGAGATCTGAAAGCCAGCAACATTTTGCTGGACAAAGACATGAATCCCAAAATATCAGATTTTGGAATGGCAAGGATTTTTGGAGCGAATGAGTCACAGGCAACAAATCGGATAGTTGGGACCTA CGGCTACATGTCTCCTGAGTATGCAATGGACGGCCTTTTCTCAATTAAGTCCGATGTTTTTAGCTTCGGAGTGTTGCTGTTGGAGATTCTGAGCGGGAAGAAGAACACTGGTTTATATTATAGCCGATCACTCAATCTTCTCATATAT GCACGGGATTTGTGGGAAATGGGCAAGGAGGTGGAGCTGATAGATCCAATACTAATAGGGGACAGAACTTCAACCCATGAGCAGCTGAGGTACATTAAGGTTGCACTTCTATGTGTCCAGGAAAGTACAGCAGACAGACCCACCATGTCTGATGTTGTCTCAATGCTTAGTAATGGAACTCAAGTTCTTCCTTCACCCATTCTACCTTCTTCTTCAATTGTTAGAAATGCATGTGTGACAGTTTCAGCTACACATGGTTGA